In one Corallococcus sp. EGB genomic region, the following are encoded:
- a CDS encoding discoidin domain-containing protein produces the protein MSQSHPTSWKHYITTASMLALFGTSSQALAASGFTAVTASGDDGNRPSATIDGNLTTRWSSDGVGQWLQGDLGSVKSLSAVDIAWHRGNERTNTFVLATSTDGATWSTAVSTKSSGTTANFERYSFSARNARYVRVTVNGNSVNTWASIAEWAAIAGAATPTAGADRFGVTMLYPTKSGGESWTLADNALADSRFDPQNTITRNSDGSWKMKDKQVRMSVFTSTGYDDRKIPTYDRDVLASRGYMQAPNDWKNIEMTGFVKVNAVADAKDNFAWYARGGKHNDKYSGCEGSSYKGGLHYDGRARWEKETWHVSYDQTPYVTATSSLKGRWVGFKAVMRNITVSGQTAVKLEMYVNENADKVTWKKVYDYTDAGRWGGDAQHCGGAVPAAPITWGGPIAVFRWDNATDVDFKWLSVREIQP, from the coding sequence GTGTCTCAATCCCATCCAACATCGTGGAAGCATTACATCACCACCGCGAGCATGCTCGCGCTGTTCGGGACTTCATCGCAGGCGCTCGCCGCGTCGGGCTTCACCGCCGTCACCGCCAGTGGAGATGACGGCAACAGGCCGTCCGCCACCATTGACGGCAACCTCACCACGCGCTGGTCCAGCGACGGCGTGGGGCAGTGGCTCCAGGGCGACCTGGGCAGCGTGAAGTCGCTATCCGCGGTGGACATCGCCTGGCACCGGGGCAACGAGCGGACCAACACCTTCGTCCTGGCCACGTCCACGGACGGCGCCACCTGGTCCACGGCCGTGTCCACGAAGTCGTCCGGCACCACCGCCAACTTCGAGCGCTACAGCTTCTCCGCGCGCAACGCCCGCTATGTGCGCGTCACCGTCAACGGCAACTCCGTCAACACCTGGGCCAGCATCGCCGAGTGGGCCGCCATCGCCGGCGCCGCCACGCCCACGGCCGGCGCGGACCGCTTCGGCGTCACCATGCTCTACCCGACGAAGTCCGGCGGCGAGTCGTGGACGCTGGCGGACAACGCGCTGGCGGACTCCCGCTTCGACCCGCAGAACACCATCACCCGCAACAGCGACGGCTCCTGGAAGATGAAGGACAAGCAGGTGCGGATGAGCGTCTTCACGTCCACGGGCTACGACGACCGGAAGATCCCCACCTACGACCGGGACGTGCTCGCGAGCCGCGGCTACATGCAGGCGCCCAACGACTGGAAGAACATCGAGATGACCGGCTTCGTGAAGGTCAACGCGGTGGCGGACGCGAAGGACAACTTCGCGTGGTACGCGCGCGGCGGGAAGCACAACGACAAATACTCCGGCTGCGAGGGCAGCAGCTACAAGGGCGGCCTGCACTACGACGGCCGCGCCCGCTGGGAGAAGGAGACCTGGCACGTCTCCTACGATCAGACGCCCTACGTCACCGCCACCTCCTCCCTCAAGGGCCGCTGGGTGGGCTTCAAGGCCGTCATGCGCAACATCACCGTCAGTGGCCAGACCGCCGTGAAGCTGGAGATGTACGTCAACGAGAACGCGGACAAGGTGACGTGGAAGAAGGTCTACGACTACACGGACGCCGGCAGGTGGGGCGGCGACGCCCAGCACTGCGGCGGCGCCGTGCCCGCCGCGCCCATCACGTGGGGAGGCCCCATCGCGGTGTTCCGCTGGGACAACGCCACGGACGTGGACTTCAAGTGGCTGAGCGTTCGCGAAATCCAGCCTTGA
- a CDS encoding M20 family metallopeptidase yields MNVDQALASSERIWEQEILPALERYIRIPNKSPAFDPDWVKSGHMEQAVQLIADWCRAQAKHLPGLTVEVVRLKTADGKDRTPVIYMEVPGTRGDDTVLLYGHLDKQPEMTGWREGLTPWTPVREGDKLFGRGGADDGYSAFASLSALRLLKEQGVPHARCAILIEACEESGSYDLPAYIEALAPRIGKPSLVVCLDSGCANYEQLWMTTSLRGMVAGNLRVDILTEGVHSGDATGVVASSMRIMRMLLSRVEDEATGHIKVKELHTEIPEGRRQQAKAAAETMGDELYTKFPWVEGARPVTTDGAELVLNRTWRPALALTGVEGVPALASAGNVLRPYTTWKLSMRIPPRVDPKAAAKALKETLEKDPPYGAKVSFEGDKASVGWDAPPLAGWLSSAVESASKACFGKPAMAMGEGGTIPFMGMLGERFPEAQFLITGLLGPGSNAHGPNEFLHIPTGKKLTAAVASVVAAHFKR; encoded by the coding sequence ATGAACGTCGACCAAGCCCTCGCCTCGTCCGAGCGCATCTGGGAGCAGGAGATCCTCCCGGCGCTGGAGCGCTACATCCGCATCCCCAACAAGTCGCCCGCCTTCGACCCGGACTGGGTGAAGTCCGGCCACATGGAGCAGGCCGTCCAGCTCATCGCGGACTGGTGCCGCGCGCAGGCCAAGCACCTGCCCGGGCTGACGGTGGAGGTGGTGCGGCTGAAGACAGCGGACGGCAAGGACCGCACGCCGGTCATCTACATGGAGGTGCCGGGCACGCGCGGCGACGACACCGTGCTCTTGTACGGCCACCTGGACAAGCAGCCGGAGATGACCGGCTGGCGTGAGGGCCTGACGCCGTGGACCCCCGTGCGCGAGGGCGACAAGCTCTTCGGCCGCGGCGGCGCGGATGACGGCTACTCCGCGTTCGCGTCACTGTCCGCGCTGCGGCTGCTCAAGGAGCAGGGCGTGCCGCATGCCCGCTGCGCCATCCTCATCGAGGCGTGCGAGGAGAGCGGCAGCTACGACCTGCCCGCGTACATCGAGGCGCTCGCGCCGCGCATCGGCAAGCCGTCGCTGGTGGTGTGCCTGGACTCGGGCTGCGCGAACTATGAGCAGCTGTGGATGACCACCAGCCTGCGCGGCATGGTGGCCGGCAACCTGCGCGTGGACATCCTCACGGAGGGCGTGCACTCCGGTGACGCGACGGGCGTGGTGGCGTCTTCCATGCGCATCATGCGGATGCTGCTGTCGCGCGTGGAGGACGAGGCCACGGGCCACATCAAGGTGAAGGAGCTGCACACGGAGATCCCCGAGGGCCGGCGCCAGCAGGCGAAGGCCGCCGCGGAGACGATGGGCGACGAGCTCTACACGAAGTTCCCCTGGGTGGAGGGCGCGCGCCCGGTGACGACGGACGGCGCGGAGCTGGTGCTCAACCGCACCTGGCGCCCGGCGCTGGCGCTGACGGGCGTGGAGGGCGTGCCGGCGCTCGCGAGCGCGGGCAACGTGCTGCGCCCCTACACCACGTGGAAGCTGTCCATGCGCATCCCGCCGCGCGTGGACCCGAAGGCGGCCGCGAAGGCGCTGAAGGAGACGCTGGAGAAGGATCCGCCGTACGGCGCGAAGGTGTCCTTCGAGGGCGACAAGGCGTCGGTGGGCTGGGACGCGCCGCCGCTCGCGGGCTGGCTGTCGAGCGCGGTGGAGTCCGCGTCCAAGGCGTGCTTCGGCAAGCCGGCCATGGCCATGGGCGAGGGCGGCACCATCCCGTTCATGGGCATGCTGGGCGAGCGCTTCCCGGAGGCGCAGTTCCTCATCACGGGCCTGCTGGGGCCGGGCAGCAACGCGCACGGGCCCAATGAGTTCCTGCACATCCCCACGGGCAAGAAGCTGACCGCCGCGGTGGCGAGCGTCGTCGCGGCCCACTTCAAGCGGTAG
- a CDS encoding VOC family protein translates to MPSKPRRTGHVRAQPLIAVRDVEASSRWYQEVLGCESGHGGPEYEMLLNNGELVLQLHAWDLDEHANLMGPDSAPRGHGVLLWFETTDFDACVDAARALKVEWVEAPHVNLNSRRWEFWVKDPDGYVVVVAAESRARRS, encoded by the coding sequence ATGCCGAGCAAACCCCGCCGCACGGGCCACGTCCGCGCGCAGCCCCTCATCGCGGTGCGCGACGTCGAAGCGAGCAGCCGGTGGTACCAGGAGGTGCTCGGCTGCGAGAGCGGGCACGGCGGCCCTGAGTACGAGATGCTGCTGAACAACGGCGAGCTCGTGCTCCAGTTGCACGCGTGGGACCTGGATGAGCACGCGAACCTGATGGGGCCGGACTCGGCGCCGAGGGGACACGGCGTGCTGCTGTGGTTCGAGACCACGGACTTCGACGCGTGCGTGGATGCGGCGCGGGCGCTGAAGGTGGAGTGGGTGGAGGCGCCGCACGTGAACCTGAACTCGCGCCGCTGGGAGTTCTGGGTGAAGGACCCGGACGGCTACGTCGTCGTGGTCGCGGCGGAGTCGCGCGCGCGGCGTTCCTGA
- a CDS encoding tetratricopeptide repeat protein has product MHALALALFFCFQAPETKEPPRYSAELQAVHDQADAALNPTSLNFIEAREHVQRLLKEAPENPQTHFLLGRMHILQGQYEEALRAVERALELGIDGESRTEALTLRDGLRRQLAELDGARSMMSERIQKDPNDFEAQKALALFAYGKHDLVTARTHAVRFTELRPEDGDGHALLGAILLDLGDEDGAREQARRARAIGDSNQVLSLEARLQALNQKRLFVAVPLGLVAFLGLALGAYWKFRRRARIAVSG; this is encoded by the coding sequence ATGCACGCGTTGGCTCTGGCTCTCTTCTTCTGCTTCCAGGCTCCCGAGACGAAAGAGCCCCCGCGCTACAGCGCCGAGCTCCAGGCCGTGCACGACCAGGCCGACGCCGCGCTGAACCCCACGAGTCTCAACTTCATCGAGGCGCGGGAGCACGTCCAGCGGCTCCTCAAGGAGGCTCCGGAGAATCCCCAGACGCACTTCCTGCTGGGGCGCATGCACATCCTGCAGGGCCAATACGAGGAGGCCCTTCGCGCCGTGGAGCGTGCGCTGGAGCTGGGCATCGACGGGGAGTCCCGCACCGAGGCCCTGACCCTGCGGGATGGCTTGCGGCGCCAGCTGGCCGAGCTCGACGGGGCCCGGAGCATGATGTCCGAGCGAATCCAGAAGGACCCCAATGACTTCGAGGCCCAGAAGGCGCTCGCGCTGTTCGCCTACGGGAAGCATGACCTCGTGACCGCCCGGACGCATGCGGTGCGCTTCACCGAGCTGCGGCCCGAAGACGGGGACGGCCACGCGCTGCTCGGCGCCATCCTCCTGGACCTGGGCGATGAGGACGGCGCCCGCGAACAGGCGCGACGGGCCCGCGCCATCGGCGACTCCAACCAGGTGCTGAGCCTCGAGGCGCGCCTCCAGGCGCTGAACCAGAAGAGGCTCTTCGTCGCCGTGCCCCTCGGCCTGGTGGCCTTCCTGGGCCTGGCGCTCGGCGCCTACTGGAAGTTCCGCCGCCGCGCCCGCATCGCTGTCTCGGGGTGA
- a CDS encoding serine/threonine-protein kinase: protein MAVVFGKYELLRKIASGGMGQVFLAREHGTGFERLVVLKLILPHLAEDEEFLEMFLEEARLVARLSHPNLITILDLTEIEGRHCLAMEYVQGEDVRRLDRFARKQERPLPVGLVVRIIADAAAGLSYAHGARDGHGQPLKLVHRDVSPQNVLVGFDGGVKVIDFGVAKAATSGQQTATGVLKGKYPYMSPEQANGMAVDGRSDQFALGVVMWELLTGKRLFKGDTDLMTLRLVRDCQVPPPSQLTPKVPPGLDEIVLKALAPTPDGRYADCAAFRLALEDWALNLRLPSSSAHLAAYLRELYAERIAAEADPAKLDQLAEDVDLDSQSNSSRDGMPTSGARGQAASRASKLVGPPSRPPTRVEPEKTRNTAALMPEPPKRRPWLPFVVGGVALVAGGAAVVLMRGSGAVTPPPVMATRAPEDMQGHTPAPARPTAPADTAPQPVRLTVTSEPPGASVQVAGEERGLTPMALPLVPGEPSVAVTLALNGYEPVTRQVSAADAPSVVVALQKRAPRPSTQPKKPPSGSSLGIKTGR from the coding sequence ATGGCGGTGGTCTTCGGGAAATACGAGCTGCTTCGAAAAATCGCGTCGGGCGGAATGGGACAGGTGTTCCTCGCCCGGGAGCACGGGACGGGCTTCGAGCGCCTTGTCGTCCTCAAGCTCATCTTGCCGCACCTGGCCGAGGACGAAGAGTTCCTGGAGATGTTCCTGGAGGAGGCGCGGCTGGTGGCGCGGCTCTCCCACCCGAACCTCATCACCATCCTGGACCTCACGGAGATTGAGGGCCGGCACTGCCTGGCCATGGAGTACGTGCAGGGCGAGGACGTGCGGCGCCTGGACCGCTTCGCGCGCAAGCAGGAGCGCCCGCTGCCGGTGGGACTGGTGGTGCGCATCATCGCGGACGCGGCGGCGGGGCTGTCCTACGCGCACGGTGCGCGTGACGGGCACGGCCAGCCGCTGAAGCTGGTGCACCGCGACGTGTCTCCGCAGAACGTGCTCGTCGGGTTCGACGGGGGCGTGAAGGTCATCGACTTCGGCGTGGCGAAGGCGGCCACCAGCGGACAGCAGACGGCGACGGGCGTGCTCAAGGGCAAGTACCCGTACATGTCGCCGGAGCAGGCCAACGGCATGGCGGTGGACGGCCGGAGCGACCAGTTCGCGCTCGGTGTCGTGATGTGGGAGCTGCTCACCGGCAAGCGCCTCTTCAAGGGCGACACGGACCTGATGACGCTGCGGCTGGTGCGCGACTGCCAGGTGCCGCCGCCGTCGCAGCTCACCCCCAAGGTGCCGCCGGGCCTGGACGAAATCGTGCTCAAGGCCCTGGCGCCCACGCCGGACGGCCGCTACGCGGACTGCGCCGCGTTCCGGCTGGCGCTGGAGGACTGGGCGCTCAACCTGCGGCTGCCGTCCAGCAGCGCGCACCTGGCCGCGTACCTGCGGGAGCTGTACGCGGAGCGCATCGCCGCGGAGGCGGACCCCGCGAAGCTGGACCAGCTGGCCGAGGACGTGGACCTGGACTCGCAGTCCAACTCCTCGCGGGACGGGATGCCCACGTCGGGTGCGCGAGGACAGGCCGCGTCGCGCGCGTCGAAGCTGGTGGGGCCGCCGTCCCGTCCGCCCACGCGCGTGGAGCCGGAGAAGACGCGCAACACCGCGGCCCTGATGCCGGAGCCTCCGAAGCGCCGTCCGTGGCTGCCCTTCGTCGTGGGCGGCGTGGCGCTGGTGGCGGGTGGCGCGGCGGTGGTGCTGATGCGCGGCTCCGGCGCGGTGACGCCGCCTCCCGTCATGGCCACACGGGCGCCCGAGGACATGCAGGGCCACACGCCGGCGCCCGCGCGTCCCACGGCGCCGGCGGACACCGCGCCCCAGCCGGTGCGCCTGACGGTGACGAGCGAGCCGCCCGGCGCCTCGGTGCAGGTGGCGGGCGAGGAGCGCGGCCTCACACCGATGGCGCTGCCGCTGGTGCCCGGCGAGCCGTCGGTGGCGGTGACGCTCGCGCTCAATGGCTATGAGCCGGTGACGCGGCAGGTGTCCGCGGCGGACGCGCCGTCGGTGGTGGTGGCGCTCCAGAAGCGGGCGCCTCGGCCATCCACGCAGCCCAAGAAGCCACCGTCCGGCTCATCGCTGGGCATCAAGACGGGCCGCTGA
- a CDS encoding ABC transporter permease, producing MNVLGMQTLFAKEVRRFMRVPGQTVLSPLISTTLYFIVFGYSISGRVHEVEGHPYLHFIVPGLVFLGIANNAFLNSSSSLFITKIQGTVVDLLVAPLGPGELMVGFIGGAMVRGLVVGLLTWIVAAVFSGFSLEHPLATLYFLLLASYVFSVLGMLAAVWAEKFEQINFFPTFVMLPLTFLGGVFYSVRELPSPWNHISLFNPMVYMVEGLRYGMLGSSLFSPWVGGGILALTAAVATAVTYAVLRSGYKMKA from the coding sequence ATGAACGTCCTCGGGATGCAGACGCTGTTCGCGAAGGAGGTCCGGCGCTTCATGCGCGTGCCGGGCCAGACCGTCCTGTCGCCCCTCATCAGCACCACGCTGTACTTCATCGTCTTCGGCTACTCGATTTCGGGCCGCGTCCACGAGGTGGAGGGCCACCCATACCTGCACTTCATCGTGCCGGGCCTCGTGTTCCTGGGCATCGCCAACAACGCGTTCCTCAACAGCTCCTCGTCGCTGTTCATCACCAAGATTCAGGGCACGGTGGTGGACCTGCTGGTGGCGCCGCTGGGCCCCGGTGAGCTGATGGTGGGCTTCATCGGCGGCGCCATGGTGCGCGGCCTGGTGGTGGGCCTGCTCACGTGGATTGTCGCGGCGGTGTTCTCCGGCTTCAGCCTGGAGCACCCGCTGGCCACGCTCTACTTCCTCCTGCTGGCCAGCTACGTGTTCAGCGTGCTGGGCATGCTCGCCGCCGTCTGGGCGGAGAAGTTCGAGCAGATCAACTTCTTCCCCACCTTCGTGATGCTGCCCCTCACGTTCCTGGGCGGCGTCTTCTACTCGGTGCGCGAGCTGCCCTCGCCGTGGAACCACATCAGCCTCTTCAACCCCATGGTCTACATGGTGGAGGGGCTGCGCTACGGCATGCTCGGCAGCAGCCTGTTTTCACCCTGGGTGGGTGGCGGCATCCTCGCCCTCACCGCCGCCGTCGCCACCGCCGTCACGTACGCGGTCCTTCGCTCCGGGTACAAGATGAAGGCCTAG
- a CDS encoding ABC transporter ATP-binding protein, whose product MSEPMPPALELKGLSKAYGKFTALHAVDLSIRPGEIFALLGPNGAGKTTLIGSVCGLVKKSAGTVKVFGKDLDQDPNGPRYQVGLVPQEINFDPFFSVAESLRIQLGYYGQPRDDARVDEVLTALNLQAKKDSLTRALSGGMKRRLLIAKALVHKPKLVFLDEPTAGVDVELRRDLWTYVKKIASEGTTIVLTTHYLEEAEELADRVGIINEGRLLMTEDKAALLRRFGEKRLVVTFSEPQAAMPAAGTRFSANLSADGRTLTYVERDNCAPSGELLRSLYADGLPIAEVETRRSRLEDVLIEILRGRPSQAA is encoded by the coding sequence ATGTCCGAGCCCATGCCCCCCGCCCTGGAGCTGAAGGGCCTCTCCAAGGCCTACGGAAAGTTCACCGCCCTCCACGCCGTGGACCTCAGCATCCGCCCCGGTGAAATCTTCGCCCTGCTGGGCCCCAACGGCGCCGGAAAGACGACCCTCATCGGCAGTGTGTGCGGCCTGGTGAAGAAGTCCGCCGGCACCGTGAAGGTCTTCGGCAAGGACCTGGACCAGGACCCCAACGGGCCCCGCTACCAGGTGGGCCTCGTCCCGCAGGAGATCAACTTCGACCCGTTCTTCTCCGTCGCCGAGTCCCTGCGCATCCAGCTGGGCTACTACGGCCAGCCCCGCGACGACGCGCGCGTCGATGAGGTCCTCACCGCCCTGAACCTCCAGGCCAAGAAGGACTCGCTCACGCGCGCCCTGTCCGGCGGCATGAAGCGCCGGCTGCTCATCGCCAAGGCGCTGGTGCACAAGCCCAAGCTCGTGTTCCTGGACGAGCCCACCGCCGGCGTGGACGTGGAGCTGCGCCGCGACCTGTGGACATACGTGAAGAAGATCGCCAGCGAGGGCACCACCATCGTCCTCACCACGCACTACCTCGAAGAGGCCGAGGAGCTGGCGGACCGCGTGGGCATCATCAACGAGGGCCGCCTCCTCATGACCGAGGACAAGGCCGCGCTGCTGCGCCGCTTCGGCGAGAAGCGCCTCGTCGTCACCTTCTCCGAACCCCAGGCCGCCATGCCCGCCGCGGGCACGCGCTTCTCCGCGAACCTCTCCGCTGACGGCCGCACGCTCACCTACGTGGAGCGCGACAACTGCGCGCCCTCCGGTGAGCTGCTCCGCTCGCTCTACGCGGACGGGCTGCCCATCGCGGAGGTGGAGACGCGCCGCTCGCGACTGGAAGACGTGCTCATTGAAATCCTTCGCGGCCGCCCCTCGCAGGCCGCCTGA
- the ettA gene encoding energy-dependent translational throttle protein EttA, with protein MAQNFIFTMQDLRKVKNGKDILKGIYLSFFPGAKIGVIGPNGSGKSTLLRIMAGVDTEFFGIAKPDPTVKVGYLAQEPQLDPKLDVKGNVELGLKEIRQALDRFNEVSAKFAEPMDDAAMEKLLAEQAKLQDFIDATNGWELDRTLEMAMDALRLPPGDADVTKLSGGEKRRVALCRILLEKPDLLLLDEPTNHLDAESVAWLEQALKAYTGTIVCITHDRYFLDNVAEWILELDRGEGVPWKGNYSSWLDQKQKRLELEEKSESHRQKTLKRELEWVRASPKARQAKSKARIAAYEDLLNQSQEKREPTGEVVIPPGEKLGGLVVEAKGLRKAYGDRLLIDDLSFKLPPGGIVGVIGPNGAGKTTLFRMLTGAEKPDAGELRVGETVKMAYVDQSRDALNGENTVFQEVSGGLDHLDLGRAGQMPSRAYLAGFAFKGQDQQKRVKDLSGGERNRVHLAKMLKEGGNLLLLDEPTNDLDVETLRSLEDALLSFAGCAVVISHDRWFLDRIATHILAFEGDSKAFFFEGNFEDYEADKKKRLGPDALEPHRIRYRPLTKS; from the coding sequence ATGGCCCAGAATTTCATCTTCACGATGCAGGACCTGCGCAAGGTCAAGAACGGCAAGGACATCCTCAAAGGCATCTACCTGTCCTTCTTTCCGGGCGCGAAGATTGGCGTGATTGGCCCCAACGGCTCCGGCAAGTCCACGCTCCTGCGCATCATGGCGGGGGTGGACACGGAGTTCTTCGGCATCGCGAAGCCGGACCCCACGGTGAAGGTGGGCTACCTGGCGCAGGAGCCGCAGCTCGACCCGAAGCTGGACGTGAAGGGGAACGTGGAGCTGGGCCTGAAGGAGATCCGTCAGGCGCTGGACCGCTTCAATGAGGTGAGCGCGAAGTTCGCGGAGCCCATGGACGACGCGGCGATGGAGAAGCTGCTCGCCGAGCAGGCGAAGCTGCAGGACTTCATCGACGCGACGAACGGCTGGGAGCTGGACCGCACGCTGGAGATGGCGATGGACGCCCTGCGGCTGCCGCCGGGCGACGCGGATGTGACGAAGCTGTCCGGCGGTGAGAAGCGCCGCGTGGCGCTCTGCCGCATCCTGCTGGAGAAGCCGGACCTGCTGCTCCTGGACGAGCCCACCAACCACCTGGACGCGGAGAGCGTCGCGTGGCTGGAGCAGGCGCTGAAGGCATACACGGGGACCATCGTGTGCATCACGCACGACCGGTACTTCCTGGACAACGTGGCGGAGTGGATTCTGGAGCTGGACCGCGGCGAGGGGGTGCCCTGGAAGGGGAACTACTCCAGCTGGCTGGACCAGAAGCAGAAGCGGCTGGAGCTGGAGGAGAAGTCGGAGAGCCACCGTCAGAAGACGCTCAAGCGCGAGCTGGAGTGGGTGCGGGCGTCTCCGAAGGCGCGTCAGGCGAAGAGCAAGGCGCGCATCGCGGCGTACGAGGACCTGCTCAACCAGTCTCAGGAGAAGCGCGAGCCGACGGGCGAGGTGGTGATTCCCCCGGGCGAGAAGCTGGGCGGTCTGGTGGTGGAGGCGAAGGGGCTGCGCAAGGCGTACGGGGACCGGCTGCTCATCGACGACCTGAGCTTCAAGCTGCCGCCGGGCGGCATCGTGGGCGTGATTGGTCCGAACGGCGCGGGCAAGACGACGCTGTTCCGGATGCTGACGGGCGCGGAGAAGCCGGACGCGGGCGAGTTGCGCGTGGGCGAGACCGTGAAGATGGCCTACGTGGACCAGAGCCGCGACGCGCTGAACGGTGAAAACACGGTGTTCCAGGAGGTGAGTGGTGGCCTGGATCACCTGGACCTGGGCCGCGCGGGCCAGATGCCCAGCCGCGCGTACCTGGCGGGCTTCGCGTTCAAGGGGCAGGACCAGCAGAAGCGGGTGAAGGACCTGTCCGGCGGCGAGCGCAACCGCGTGCACCTGGCGAAGATGCTGAAGGAGGGCGGCAACCTGCTCTTGTTGGACGAGCCCACGAACGACCTGGACGTGGAGACGCTGCGCAGCCTGGAGGACGCGCTCTTGAGCTTCGCGGGCTGCGCGGTGGTCATCAGCCACGACCGCTGGTTCCTGGACCGCATCGCCACGCACATCCTGGCGTTCGAGGGTGACAGCAAGGCGTTCTTCTTCGAGGGCAACTTCGAGGACTACGAAGCGGACAAGAAGAAGCGCCTGGGCCCGGACGCGCTGGAGCCGCACCGCATCCGGTACCGCCCGCTGACGAAGAGCTGA
- a CDS encoding IS5 family transposase — translation MALADGDGLPLAVHIAGGNRFDSVLTEGTLDAAFVESLPPRLITDKAWDGRALQLRLKQERGIELIAPKRKNSRRHQDGRMLRRYKRRWKVERLFAWLKRWRRIATRWERKAENFLGFVQLGCVILLLRWLHPKTRL, via the coding sequence ATGGCGCTTGCAGACGGCGATGGTCTTCCACTCGCTGTCCATATTGCAGGCGGAAACCGATTCGACAGTGTGCTCACCGAAGGAACTCTCGACGCTGCTTTCGTGGAGAGCCTTCCTCCCCGACTGATTACCGACAAGGCGTGGGATGGGCGTGCCCTGCAACTGCGCTTGAAGCAAGAGCGCGGCATCGAACTCATCGCGCCGAAGAGGAAGAACAGCCGACGCCATCAGGATGGCCGCATGTTGCGGCGCTACAAGCGACGCTGGAAGGTCGAGCGCCTCTTCGCGTGGCTCAAGCGCTGGCGCCGCATCGCAACGCGCTGGGAGCGGAAAGCCGAGAACTTCCTCGGCTTCGTCCAGCTCGGCTGCGTCATCCTTCTCCTCAGGTGGCTTCACCCGAAGACTCGGTTATGA